From a region of the Saccharomyces paradoxus chromosome IV, complete sequence genome:
- the SNF1 gene encoding AMP-activated serine/threonine-protein kinase catalytic subunit SNF1 (AMP-activated serine/threonine protein kinase~similar to YDR477W), whose translation MSSNNNTNTAPTNANSNHHHHHHHHHHHHHGHGGSSSTLNNPKSSLADGAHIGNYQIVKTLGEGSFGKVKLAYHTTTGQKVALKIINKKVLAKSDMQGRIEREISYLRLLRHPHIIKLYDVIKSKDEIIMVIEYAGNELFDYIVQRDKMSEQEARRFFQQIISAVEYCHRHKIVHRDLKPENLLLDEHLNVKIADFGLSNIMTDGNFLKTSCGSPNYAAPEVISGKLYAGPEVDVWSCGVILYVMLCRRLPFDDESIPVLFKNISNGVYTLPKFLSPGAAGLIKRMLIVNPLNRISIHEIMQDDWFKVDLPEYLLPPDLKPHPEEENKNNESKKDGSGPDNDEIDDGLVNILSSTMGYEKDEIYESLESSEDTPAFNEIRDAYMLIKENKSLIKDMKANKSVSDDLDTFLSQSPPTFQQQNQSHQKNQVDHETAKQHARRMASATTQQRTYHQSPYMDQYKEEDSTVSILPTSLPQIHRANMLAQGSPAASKISPLVTKKSKTRWHFGIRSRSYPLDVMGEIYIALKNLGAEWAKPSEEDLWTIKLRWKYDNGNKTSTNEKIPDLMKMVIQLFQIETNNYLVDFKFDGWESSYGDDTTVSNISEDEMSTFSAYPFLHLTTKLIMELAVNSQSN comes from the coding sequence ATGAGTAGTAACAACAACACCAATACAGCGCCTACAAATGCAAATTCTAACCACCATCACCAccatcaccatcatcacCACCACCATCACGGTCATGGCGGAAGCAGCTCTACCCTAAACAACCCTAAATCGTCCTTAGCGGATGGTGCGCATATCGGGAATTACCAAATCGTCAAAACCTTGGGTGAGGGCTCCTTTGGTAAAGTTAAACTGGCATACCATACGACTACGGGCCAAAAAGTTGCTCTTAAAATCATCAATAAGAAGGTTTTGGCGAAGAGTGATATGCAGGGCAgaattgaaagagaaatttCTTATCTAAGACTTTTAAGACACCCCCATATCATTAAGCTATATGACGTTATCAAATCCAAGGACGAAATCATTATGGTCATCGAGTACGCCGGGAACGAATTGTTCGACTATATTGTTCAAAGAGACAAAATGAGTGAGCAAGAGGcaagaagatttttccaACAGATCATCAGTGCGGTCGAGTACTGCCATAGGCACAAAATTGTGCATAGAGATCTTAAGCCTGAAAACTTATTACTAGATGAACATCTGAATGTCAAGATTGCCGATTTTGGTTTGTCAAACATTATGACCGATGGTAATTTCTTAAAGACTTCTTGTGGTTCTCCTAATTATGCGGCTCCTGAAGTTATTAGCGGTAAGCTGTACGCAGGCCCAGAAGTGGACGTGTGGTCTTGTGGGGTCATCCTTTACGTCATGCTTTGTCGTCGTCTACCGTTTGACGATGAAAGCATTCCAGTGCTTTTCAAGAACATTAGCAACGGTGTTTACACCCTGCCCAAATTCTTATCACCTGGGGCTGCCGGGTTAATCAAGAGAATGTTGATCGTTAATCCATTGAACAGAATAAGCATCCATGAAATTATGCAAGACGATTGGTTTAAAGTTGATCTACCAGAATATCTACTTCCACCAGATCTGAAACCACACccagaagaggaaaataaaaataatgaatcAAAAAAGGATGGCAGCGGCCCAGATAAcgatgaaattgatgacGGCCTCGTCAATATCTTATCATCGACTATGGGTTACGAAAAGGACGAGATTTATGAGTCCTTAGAATCATCAGAAGACACTCCAGCATTTAACGAAATTAGAGACGCGTACATGTTGATTAAGGAAAACAAGTCTTTGATCAAGGATATGAAGGCAAACAAAAGCGTCAGTGATGACCTGGATACTTTCCTGTCTCAGTCGCCTCCAACTTTTCAGCAACAAAACCAAtctcatcaaaaaaatcaagtaGATCATGAAACTGCTAAGCAACACGCAAGAAGGATGGCAAGTGCTACCACTCAACAAAGAACATATCACCAATCACCCTACATGGATCAgtataaagaagaagattccACAGTTTCCATTTTACCTACATCTTTACCTCAGATTCACAGAGCTAATATGTTGGCACAAGGTTCACCAGCCGCGTCCAAAATATCTCCACtagtaacaaaaaaatctaaaacGAGATGGCATTTTGGTATACGATCTCGCTCGTACCCATTAGACGTTATGGGTGAGATTTATATTGCCTTGAAAAATCTGGGTGCTGAATGGGCCAAACcttctgaagaagatttatGGACTATCAAATTGAGGTGGAAATATGACAATGGAAATAAGACCAgtacaaatgaaaaaattcctgatttaatgaaaatggtaatTCAATTATTCCAAATTGAAACCAATAATTATTTGGTggatttcaaatttgacGGTTGGGAAAGTAGTTATGGTGATGATACTACCGTTTCTAATATttctgaagatgaaatgaGTACTTTTTCAGCCTACCCATTCTTACATTTAACTACAAAGCTAATTATGGAATTAGCCGTCAACAGTCAAAGCAATTAA
- the SNM1 gene encoding Snm1p (Ribonuclease MRP complex subunit~similar to YDR478W) has product MNKEQAGKYQERSLRQKYNLLHVLPTLNSRALSGLYYKNFHNSVKRYQITLPEQLRSGKFCSHCGCVYVPHFNAKLQVTTNAEQDDDSEKLDDEGMKEPKICIKLNCLNCEKSTLFEWKSELVDPAFEQDANSMINSTSSRKTSYAVKKPQKGKISGGKDRSKKRKLNSLTNLLSKKNQEKKLEKKKSSSMSLESFMKS; this is encoded by the coding sequence atGAATAAAGAACAGGCAGGAAAATACCAGGAGCGGAGCCTGCGACAGAAGTACAATTTGCTACATGTGTTACCAACATTGAATTCCAGAGCGTTATCGGGACTATActataaaaattttcataatTCCGTGAAACGATATCAAATCACACTGCCTGAACAACTAAGGAGTGGAAAGTTTTGTTCTCATTGTGGATGTGTTTATGTTCCTCATTTCAACGCAAAACTCCAGGTGACGACTAATGCCGAGCAAGACGATGACTCCGAAAAACTTGACGACGAGGGTATGaaagaaccaaaaataTGTATCAAACTTAATTGCTTAAATTGTGAAAAGTCTACATTATTTGAGTGGAAATCTGAGCTGGTTGATCCAGCATTTGAACAAGATGCTAATTCTATGATCAACAGTACAAGCAGCAGGAAAACTTCGTACGCAGTAAAGAAGCCTCAAAAGGGTAAAATCAGTGGCGGTAAGGACAGATccaagaagagaaagttGAATTCGCTCACAAATCTCttatcgaaaaaaaatcaggaaaaaaaattggaaaagaagaaaagttcaTCAATGTCATTAGAAAGTTTTATGAAAAGTTGA
- the PEX29 gene encoding Pex29p (Peroxisomal integral membrane peroxin~similar to YDR479C): protein MDSVTNFFWNDTYNAGTTTRSTLKGKKVQSGIDGKSQAKKDSISSSAKTGDSMRGSLPSSSGQSASGGGFTSTSNIQKMMADTLVEKIIKMALPPSSKTAVDTIHHRMVAGKERPKLSVQITSRNFIQMNSRLGVPFMIMDELIKILNWVNPAYTVSIMFLYTFIILKPFQMLSSLPIFYLLFCVMVPQYLYIHKPNPTHYLDNNQTPAQGPPLRRPEIPKPVPELSQEFVLNLTDLQNHMLLYVKFYDFTLLILQKFAFFTNEAISSFYFIVLLITATLNFLYMDKFIQLIPIRPVLILLGWCFFIASHPFNREYLLTKLNSEETRLKTLTVSTNLESKILQHLKLIEAREHRLVMIFEIQKYLPEYKEWRPIGFSDDDYSLFSNLRIYQRRIEENSVRSLEEIEPPRDWEWEASSHWVLDLDPKEWVEDEFIQYVEIDSETKWVYDLNLDGQRGSYRRRMWTNSCVRKKLDSGISANSDEEEVINPLREETYRQGVHGVTKGSMSGGLTHSSDDDNDDDENINDTIPNLNNADADASYPSIEELTDTLNATI from the coding sequence ATGGACTCGgttacaaattttttctggAATGACACCTATAATGCTGGTACTACAACAAGGTCAACGCTCAAGGGGAAAAAAGTGCAAAGTGGCATAGACGGAAAAAGCCAAGCGAAGAAGGACAGTATATCTAGTAGTGCTAAAACTGGTGATTCTATGCGTGGTAGCCTGCCATCTTCCAGTGGTCAATCAGCTAGTGGTGGTGGTTTTACCTCGACATCTAACATCCAAAAGATGATGGCGGATACTTTGGTGGAAAAGATAATCAAGATGGCTTTACCACCATCTTCGAAGACGGCAGTTGATACGATTCATCATCGTATGGTTGCTGGTAAAGAGAGGCCTAAATTGTCTGTACAAATCACGAGTAGGAATTTTATACAGATGAACTCGAGACTAGGGGTACCATTCATGATTATGGATGAACTTATAAAGATATTAAATTGGGTTAACCCAGCGTACACAGTATCTATCATGTTCTTATACACGTTCATCATATTGAAACCTTTCCAAATGCTTTCCTCTCTCCCTATTTTCTATTTACTATTCTGCGTAATGGTCCCGCAGTACCTTTACATTCATAAGCCAAACCCGACGCACTACTTAGATAATAATCAAACACCAGCGCAGGGACCGCCTTTGCGGAGACCTGAAATTCCTAAGCCTGTTCCTGAACTGAGCCAAGAATTTGTTTTAAACCTCACGGATTTACAAAACCATATGCTGTTATATGTTAAATTTTACGATTTTACCTTACTCATATTACAAAAGTTTGCGTTCTTCACCAACGAGGCGATTTCGTCGTTTTATTTCATTGTATTGTTGATAACAGCCACGTTAAACTTTCTGTATATGGATAAATTTATCCAGCTCATTCCAATCAGACCCGTATTGATACTGCTCGGTTggtgtttttttattgccTCGCATCCGTTCAACCGTGAATATTTGTTAACCAAATTAAATTCAGAAGAGACAAGATTAAAAACTTTGACTGTAAGTACCAATCTGGAATCTAAGATCCTGCAGCATTTAAAGCTCATTGAGGCCAGGGAACACCGATTGGTTATGATCTTTGAGATCCAAAAGTATCTTCCTGAATACAAAGAATGGCGCCCAATCGGATTTTCTGATGACGACTATTCTCTTTTCTCCAATTTGAGAATATACCAGAGACGCATTGAGGAAAATTCAGTGAGATcattagaagaaattgagcCACCTAGGGATTGGGAATGGGAAGCAAGTTCTCACTGGGTGCTTGATTTGGATCCAAAAGAATGGGTGGAGGACGAATTTATTCAGTATGTCGAGATAGATTCAGAGACAAAATGGGTTTATGACCTCAATCTTGACGGACAAAGAGGCTCATATAGAAGGCGGATGTGGACCAATAGTTGCGTTCGGAAGAAACTAGATTCCGGTATTTCTGCAAACTctgacgaagaagaagtaatCAATCCCTTGAGAGAAGAAACATATAGGCAAGGTGTACATGGTGTGACGAAGGGTTCAATGAGTGGCGGCCTAACTCACAGtagtgatgatgacaacgatgatgatgaaaatataaacgACACTATTCCTAACCTAAACAATGCAGATGCAGATGCATCTTATCCATCAATTGAAGAGCTCACAGACACTCTCAACGCAACTATATAA